One Fusarium musae strain F31 chromosome 6, whole genome shotgun sequence DNA segment encodes these proteins:
- a CDS encoding hypothetical protein (EggNog:ENOG41) — MLFKPLALAATAAAVLIVPETSDKDDSIFRTLPIEVDTFEIPETAYGQVVDVPCLQCRGHNSQLELNFGIQDRRLVLNGFELYPHADPWNGDLSAAVIKANGKSDMRRLGYGLAIRPEGVDEDQHLEVVNVEVRIIEVGDRFVDGVPPVIVKLIKAPVGEIIIGSIEVKGDGEKAPEDCDMWCRAKGMVHDTWKDVKGKFKGKGCLGMKGKGKGHGHGRKPHHGHGKGENKPTDNFKQGPLVNKAPEQSWSDVFTHVTAYIIIPVLMGVAAGVGVAFFTMFLCAMVLRVIRMFKGESAEPESEFAPGAAHKAAIAEMLVEDEKSGLMVDEEALPQYEPRN; from the exons ATGCTTTTCAAGCCGCTCGCCCTTGCAGCGACCGCCGCTGCTGTGCTCATCGTCCCAGAGACCTCTGACAAGGACGACAGCATCTTCCGCACTCTTCCCATAGAGGTCGACACTTTCGAGATTCCCGAGACCGCCTATGGCCAGGTCGTCGACGTCCCTTGCCTTCAGTGCCGCGGCCATAATAGCCAGCTCGAACTCAATTTCGGCATTCAAGACCGTCGCCTGGTATTAAACGGTTTCGAACTCTATCCTCACGCCGACCCTTGGAATGGAGACCTGTCGGCTGCTGTTATCAAGGCCAACGGCAAGAGCGATATGCGACGGTTGGGATACGGTTTGGCTATTCGACCTGAAGGAGTCGATGAGGATCAACATCTCGAGGTTGTCAATGTCGAAGTTAGGATCATCGAAGTCGGCGACCGTTTCGTCGATGGTGTCCCTCCTGTCATAGTAAAGCTCATCAAGGCTCCTGTTGGCGAGATCATCATCGGAAGCATCGAGGTCAAGGGTGATGGCGAGAAGGCACCAGAGGACTGTGATATGTGGTGCCGCGCCAAGGGTATGGTCCACGATACCTGGAAGGATGTCAAGGGCAagttcaagggcaagggttGCCTTGGAATGAAGGGTAAGGGTAAGGGACATGGTCACGGTCGCAAGCCCCATCACGGTCATGGTAAGGGTGAGAACAAACCTACCGACAACTTCAAGCAAGGTCCTCTCGTCAACAAGGCCCCCGAACAGTCGTGGAGTGATGTTTTCACACACGTCACGGCATATATTATCATCCCTGTCCTTATGGGTGTTGCTGCCGGTGTTGGAGTTGCATT CTTCACCATGTTCCTTTGTGCCATGGTCCTCCGCGTGATCCGCATGTTCAAGGGCGAGTCCGCCGAGCCCGAGTCAGAGTTTGCCCCTGGTGCTGCTCACAAGGCCGCCATCGCCGAGATGcttgttgaagacgagaagTCCGGTCTTATGGTCGATGAGGAAGCTCTTCCCCAGTACGAGCCACGCAACTAG
- a CDS encoding hypothetical protein (EggNog:ENOG41) has translation MSQTARRFAQIVKLRPQHLAEYKEVHARVWPDVLKQIQECNIRDYSIFYDDQSHILFASFKYIGSDYSGDMEKMAKNPRVREWWKMTDAWQESLVPGAVSSEAGEPSWWKPVEEVFYQP, from the exons ATGTCACAAACAGCTCGCCGATTCGCTCAGATCGTCAAACTGAGGCCTCAGCACCTCGCTGAGTACAAGGAGGTCCACGCCAGAGTCTGGCCCGACGTCCTCAAGCAGATCCAAGAGTGCAATATTCGAGACT ACAGCATTTTCTACGATGATCAGAGCCACATTCTCTTCGCCTCGTTCAAATACATCGGCTCAGATTACAGTGGCGACATGGAAAAGATGGCAAAGAACCCCCGTGTGAGGGAATGGTGGAAGATGACAGACGCTTGGCAGGAGAGTCTCGTGCCTGGTGCAGTGAGCTCTGAGGCTGGCGAGCCTTCTTGGTGGAAGCCAGTTGAGGAGGTCTTTTATCAGCCTTAG
- a CDS encoding hypothetical protein (EggNog:ENOG41), with the protein MATSVRTFRSLARPVMARRFRPAVTLPAIQSRLHSSKHPKGFEAPSNEELDELRERVQEFTRREITEEVAAKTDKTNAFPAEMWQKLGEAGFLGITADEDVGGLAMGYQAHIIVMEELSRASGSIGLSYAAHSQLCVNQLQLNGSPEQKQKYLPGLIAGTSVGALAMSESGAGSDVVSMRTTAKAVDGGYVLNGSKMWITNGPDADVIVVYAKTEPEKASKGITAFIVDTKSEGFSCARKLDKMGMRGSNTGELMFDGVFVPTENILGKVNGGVRVLMEGLDLERLVLSAGPLGIMQASLDVALPFTHQRKQFGQPIAHNQLLQGKLADMYTKLQASRAYTYTTAKAVDENGLIRTQDCAGAILYAAERATECTLDCIQLLGGMGYVEEMPASRLLRDAKLYEIGAGTSEIRRMVIGRAFNKEYAQV; encoded by the exons ATGGCAACAAGTGTACGAACATTCAGATCTCTGGCACGACCTGTCATGGCACGTCGGTTCCGTCCCGCTGTCACTCTCCCTGCCATTCAGTCTCGCTTGCACTCTTCTAAACACCCCAAAGGCTTCGAAGCCCCTTCAaatgaggagcttgatgagttgaGGGAGCGTGTGCAGGAATTTACACGCCGTGAGATCACAGAAGAGGTCGCTGCAAAGACTGACAAGACAAATGCCTTCCCAGCAGAGATGTGGCAAAAACTTGGTGAAGCTGGCTTCCTAGGTATCACAGCTGACGAGGACGTCGGTGGCCTCGCTATGGGTTACCAGGCGCACATCATTGTTATGGAGGAGCTATCGCGAGCCTCCGGTTCCATCGGCCTCAGTTACGCGGCACATTCACAACTCTGCGTCAACCAGTTGCAACTCAATGGATCTCCAGAGCAGAAACAAAAGTACCTCCCTGGCCTCATTGCTGGCACAAGTGTCGGCGCGCTGGCCATGTCTGAGTCTGGTGCTGGCAGTGACGTCGTCAGCATGCGAACAACAGCAAAGGCCGTTGACGGTGGCTACGTGCTGAACGGATCCAAGATGTGGATCACCAACGGCCCTGACGCTGATGTTATTGTGGTTTACGCCAAGACAGAGCCCGAAAAGGCCTCCAAGGGTATCACGGCCTTCATCGTAGACACCAAGAGCGAGGGCTTCAGCTGTGCTCGCAAACTCGACAAGATGGGAATGCGCGGCAGTAACACCGGCGAACTCATGTTTGACGGTGTCTTCGTACCTACAGAGAACATCCTTGGCAAGGTCAACGGAGGTGTGCGAGTCCTGATGGAAGGTCTCGATCTGGAgcgcttggtgttgagcgcTGGACCTCTGGGCATCATGCAGGCTTCACTGGATGTTGCCCTGCCCTTCACACACCAGCGCAAGCAGTTTGGTCAGCCTATTGCTCACAACCAGTTGCTCCAGGGCAAGCTGGCTGATATGTACACGAAGCTCCAGGCTTCTCGTGCCTATACCTACACAACCGCCAAGGCGGTCGACGAGAACGGTTTGATCCGCACACAGGACTGCGCGGGAGCTATCCTGTATGCAGCTGAGCGGGCGACGGAGTGCACACTCGACTGTATTCAGCTTCTTGGTGGAATGGGTTATGTTGAGGAAATGCCCGCATCACGATTGCTTCGAGA TGCCAAGTTGTATGAGATTGGAGCCGGTACTTCTGAGATTCGAAGAATGGTCATTGGCAGGGCTTTCAACAAGGAGTATGCACAGGTTTGA
- a CDS encoding hypothetical protein (EggNog:ENOG41), with protein sequence MPMILPKGIVINSKNIYKEVADFPLVPPDKVWEYWHVYTTTYKKLKDPTACRLENFWWHVWGSDRRFLKGSALAKLYEEISVGPTFVPLKGPPNRWEGPDIPPLIKQILEAAESQATTSLTQSQGSRPSKPTDSALRTLSSSASKPPPAHPILKKARGPSSSGPRPTARFVSPHESADEDDIPSSGSTAATVSEAPVYVTDPPKKKMTIAPPQKLASSSPVTSKKATQLSKSSSSAESAVREAGAGKPSGPRNSTLQRPVLQGARTKVECDQPASRDMNGMTREGRPYPMSEKARGKQPAVPVRPVTYRNDVVKDVIEEETQPSPPKDRPPSIHREKGVLPQARSLINLANHGPRRGSGASSRSTIGVGSLESGRSQETPPMARSHSHGGYNEPKPHNIRAPGLFTEATSSTSNVAVTGTILDQSGFGSTSDLSTIDHSRLEHHTIPVVPPQPSILDARFTPTPPTTTASVPLGRTKSQLTLLLEREKARSGDRSRSRN encoded by the exons ATGCCTATGATACTGCCAAAGGGCATTGTCATCAATTCCAAAAACATATATAAAGAGGTTGCTGATTTTCCTTTGGTCCCCCCTGACAAGGTTTGGGAATACTGGCATG TGTATACGACCACATATAAGAAGCTTAAGGATCCGACTGCTTGCCGACTTGAAAACTTTTGGTGGCATGTCTGGGGAAGTGATCGCAGGTTTCTCAAGGGCAGTGCCCTGGCAAAACTCTATGAGGAGATCTCGGTTGGACCAACCTTTGTCCCCCTCAAGGGACCGCCGAATCGATGGGAAGGGCCCGAT ATACCACCCCTGATCAAACAGATTCTAGAAGCCGCCGAGTCTCAGGCAACCACATCACTGACACAAAGCCAAGGGTCTCGCCCTTCAAAACCCACCGACTCAGCGTTGAGAACATTATCTTCAAGTGCCTCAAAGCCGCCACCCGCCCACCCAATCTTGAAAAAAGCCCGAGGGCCGTCATCATCGGGACCTCGGCCAACCGCTCGTTTTGTATCACCCCACGAATCCGctgatgaggacgatatTCCTTCTTCAGGGAGCACAGCCGCGACAGTGTCTGAGGCGCCCGTGTATGTAACGGATccgccgaagaagaaaatgaccATTGCACCCCCTCAGAAGCTGGCCTCCTCATCTCCCGTCACGAGTAAGAAAGCCACTCAGCTAAgcaaatcatcatcaagcgcGGAATCGGCCGTTCGAGAAGCCGGGGCTGGAAAGCCGAGCGGGCCAAGGAATAGCACGCTGCAGCGGCCCGTACTTCAAGGTGCTCGCACAAAAGTGGAATGCGACCAACCAGCCTCTAGGGACATGAATGGAATGACCAGGGAAGGCCGCCCATATCCGATGAGCGAGAAGGCACGAGGGAAACAACCAGCAGTTCCTGTCCGGCCAGTTACATACAGAAACGACGTCGTCAAGGACGTgatagaagaagaaactcaaCCATCACCCCCGAAAGATCGACCTCCAAGCATTCACCGAGAGAAAGGTGTGCTCCCCCAAGCTCGTTCTCTCATAAACCTAGCGAACCACGGACCGCGAAGAGGGTCGGGGGCTTCTTCAAGGTCGACTATCGGAGTGGGATCGCTTGAGAGTGGAAGGAGTCAGGAAACCCCCCCTATGGCACGATCCCATTCCCATGGCGGATATAATGAACCAAAACCGCACAACATTCGAGCACCTGGACTCTTTACAGAAGCCACCTCATCGACATCCAACGTTGCGGTGACTGGCACAATTCTCGATCAATCTGGGTTTGGATCCACGTCAGACTTGAGTACTATCGATCATTCACGACTCGAACATCACACCATCCCCGTTGTGCCACCACAGCCCTCTATACTCGATGCTCGTTTCACCCCAACTCCTCCTACTACAACAGCTAGTGTACCCCTAGGACGCACAAAAAGCCAACTAACACTACTGCTGGAACGAGAAAAGGCACGAAGCGGTGATAGGTCGCGATCCAGAAACTAA